One window from the genome of Garra rufa chromosome 1, GarRuf1.0, whole genome shotgun sequence encodes:
- the LOC141335238 gene encoding phosphoinositide-interacting protein-like, with product MSKDMPSVPEHLPLKDSPRSLSSEPLTPRSENTVLSLSHNDTLWTLQPAPGNCEYYWQAILLMTSGGSVLLCGMVLSGLYFAGFSMMATIILGPALLSVGLMVLVVGIVLMPITRQMRHQSATKRLCSYYKPQINL from the coding sequence ATGTCTAAAGACATGCCGTCTGTCCCAGAGCATCTACCCCTAAAGGATAGTCCACGCTCACTTTCCAGCGAGCCGCTCACACCTCGCTCTGAGAACACGGTCTTAAGCCTGTCCCACAATGACACCCTCTGGACCCTTCAGCCTGCTCCAGGAAACTGCGAGTACTACTGGCAGGCCATCCTCCTTATGACCTCTGGGGGTAGCGTGCTACTCTGCGGGATGGTGTTAAGTGGACTTTACTTCGCTGGCTTCTCCATGATGGCCACCATTATCCTAGGTCCCGCCCTGCTGTCCGTGGGGCTGATGGTGCTGGTGGTGGGCATTGTTTTGATGCCCATAACAAGACAAATGAGGCATCAGAGTGCAACGAAACGCCTCTGCAGTTACTACAAGCCTCAAATAAACCTTTGA